The Polaribacter tangerinus genome has a segment encoding these proteins:
- a CDS encoding bifunctional riboflavin kinase/FAD synthetase: MKRINSISNFSTTEKTFVTIGTFDGVHFGHQQILKKLVAEAKNAGKKSVLLTFFPHPRMVLQKNAKIALINTIDERANLLEKIGLDYLIIHPFSEEFSKTTALEFVENILVKKFHISKLIIGYDHHFGKNREGNIAQLTAYSKQYNFTVEEIPAQDIDNVSVSSTKIRTALNNGNLATANHFLGYPFMLNGKVENGKQLGGKIGFPTANIAIKESYKLIPKTGVYVVKANINNKVVFGMMNIGYRPTINGNHQTIEVHFFDFDKNIYQKHITVQLLYFLRDEQKFNSIEALTLQLKKDEQLARNYISKKLEISN, translated from the coding sequence TTGAAACGTATAAATTCTATTTCAAACTTTTCTACTACAGAAAAAACATTTGTAACCATTGGTACTTTTGATGGTGTTCATTTTGGGCATCAACAAATACTAAAAAAACTTGTTGCTGAAGCCAAAAATGCAGGAAAAAAAAGTGTTCTTCTAACGTTTTTTCCACACCCAAGAATGGTTTTACAAAAAAACGCCAAAATTGCTTTAATAAATACTATTGATGAACGTGCAAACTTGTTAGAAAAAATAGGTTTGGATTATTTAATCATTCATCCTTTTAGTGAAGAGTTTTCTAAAACAACAGCCTTAGAATTTGTCGAAAATATACTGGTTAAAAAATTTCATATTTCTAAATTGATTATTGGTTACGACCATCATTTTGGTAAAAATAGAGAAGGAAATATTGCGCAATTAACCGCTTATAGCAAACAATATAATTTTACTGTAGAAGAAATTCCGGCGCAAGATATTGATAATGTTTCTGTAAGTTCTACTAAAATTAGAACTGCTTTAAATAACGGTAATCTTGCAACTGCAAATCATTTTTTAGGGTATCCTTTTATGCTTAATGGAAAGGTAGAAAATGGTAAACAATTAGGAGGTAAAATTGGCTTTCCTACTGCAAATATCGCTATTAAAGAAAGCTATAAATTAATTCCTAAAACAGGCGTTTATGTTGTAAAAGCGAACATAAATAATAAGGTGGTTTTTGGAATGATGAATATTGGTTACCGACCAACAATAAATGGTAATCATCAAACTATTGAAGTTCACTTTTTTGATTTTGATAAAAACATTTATCAGAAACACATTACAGTACAATTGCTTTATTTTTTAAGAGATGAACAAAAATTTAATAGTATCGAAGCGCTTACTCTTCAACTAAAAAAAGATGAGCAACTTGCAAGAAATTACATTTCTAAAAAACTAGAAATTAGCAATTAA
- a CDS encoding 3-hydroxyacyl-ACP dehydratase FabZ family protein — protein sequence MTTKQIFAKLPYQKPFLFVDELTEVSENGVTGNYTFHENSYFYKGHFKNNPVTPGVILTETMAQIGLVCLGIFLLKEAILSEKKLPKIALTSSKIDFFLPVYPNEKITVVSEKEYFRFNKLKCHVKMKNEKGKLVCKGEIAGMVIVE from the coding sequence ATGACTACCAAGCAGATTTTTGCCAAATTACCTTATCAAAAGCCTTTTTTATTTGTAGATGAGCTTACAGAAGTTTCAGAAAATGGAGTTACTGGCAATTATACATTTCACGAGAACAGTTATTTTTACAAAGGTCATTTTAAAAATAATCCTGTTACACCTGGCGTAATTTTAACCGAAACAATGGCGCAGATAGGGCTTGTTTGTTTGGGTATTTTTCTTCTAAAAGAAGCAATCCTATCGGAAAAAAAATTGCCAAAAATAGCCCTTACATCAAGTAAAATAGATTTTTTTTTACCAGTTTATCCGAATGAAAAAATAACGGTAGTTTCAGAAAAAGAATATTTTAGATTCAATAAATTAAAATGCCATGTAAAAATGAAAAATGAAAAAGGTAAACTAGTTTGTAAAGGTGAAATAGCTGGAATGGTTATAGTAGAATAA
- a CDS encoding tetratricopeptide repeat protein — protein sequence MKKLLILIVTLCSFFLHAQSNPKGTQNEYLLAENYYREGAYEKAAQFYRKLYNKSPFNTSYLSRLLSCYQETENYNLAEKLLKEKISTNSNQVFLHVYLGYNYQKQQLLDKANENYEIALNSLKENAPNNNYGGLIGRIFKEYNLLDKAILAYEKAMLINKNANYSFQIAQIYGEQGNYKKMFESYINLVDNNNEYVNLLQRYTSKYITDDAENEANILFRKTLLKASVSKPKPVWNLLLSWLFTQQKEYDKALVQEKALFQRKPEDLSAIFMLGKIAFENKEYETANSCFEFVIEKSPYREDKIAGNLFKTKIAIANNNTDTNTLFLRLFKEYGINQETLKLQIAYADFLTFTENKPEKGREILEDAIRFANSKFDKARIKLKLGDILVFTGNYNKALIYFSQVQTQLKNDELAQEARFKVAQTSYFKGDFSWAKAQLKVLKGATTQLIANDAVALFLKITDNEPVDSIPSGLKKLANAELLAFQNKNKEALDEIEKLFKPNDIFKNGLDASKVIYDDVLYFMAKILLEEKKYDLAIKNLQEIINTNPEGYLADDCYFMIAEIHHYNLKNLEEAKNNYQKILFDFPASIYLVDARKKYRKLRGDAL from the coding sequence ATGAAAAAACTGCTCATTCTTATCGTTACCCTATGTAGCTTTTTTTTACATGCTCAAAGCAATCCTAAAGGGACTCAAAACGAATATCTTTTAGCAGAAAACTATTACCGAGAAGGCGCCTATGAGAAGGCGGCACAATTTTATAGGAAACTTTATAACAAAAGTCCTTTTAATACTTCTTATCTCTCTCGATTATTATCTTGCTACCAAGAAACTGAAAATTATAACTTGGCAGAGAAATTACTAAAAGAGAAAATTTCTACCAATAGCAATCAGGTCTTTTTACATGTTTATCTAGGGTATAATTATCAAAAACAGCAGTTGTTAGATAAAGCCAATGAAAACTATGAAATAGCTCTAAACTCACTTAAAGAAAATGCTCCAAATAATAATTATGGCGGACTTATTGGAAGGATTTTTAAAGAATATAATTTATTAGACAAGGCAATTTTGGCGTACGAAAAAGCTATGCTTATTAATAAAAATGCCAACTATAGTTTTCAAATTGCTCAAATTTACGGAGAACAAGGAAACTATAAAAAAATGTTCGAATCTTATATTAATTTAGTAGATAACAACAATGAATATGTAAACCTTTTACAAAGATATACTAGTAAATATATAACAGATGATGCCGAAAACGAAGCTAATATTTTGTTTCGTAAAACCTTATTAAAAGCATCTGTAAGCAAACCAAAACCTGTTTGGAATCTTTTACTAAGCTGGTTGTTTACCCAACAAAAAGAGTATGATAAAGCATTGGTTCAAGAAAAAGCACTGTTTCAAAGAAAACCAGAAGATTTAAGTGCCATTTTTATGCTTGGTAAAATAGCTTTTGAAAATAAAGAATATGAAACAGCAAACAGTTGCTTTGAGTTTGTAATAGAAAAATCGCCATACAGAGAAGATAAAATAGCAGGTAATTTATTTAAAACAAAAATTGCAATTGCTAATAATAATACTGATACAAATACGCTATTTTTAAGGTTATTTAAAGAATATGGCATTAATCAAGAAACATTAAAATTGCAAATTGCCTATGCCGACTTTTTAACTTTTACAGAAAATAAACCAGAAAAAGGAAGGGAAATATTAGAAGATGCCATACGCTTTGCCAATTCTAAATTTGATAAAGCAAGAATAAAGCTAAAATTAGGAGATATTTTAGTTTTTACAGGCAACTATAATAAAGCACTTATTTATTTTTCGCAAGTGCAAACGCAACTAAAAAATGATGAACTGGCACAAGAAGCTCGTTTTAAAGTAGCACAAACTAGCTATTTTAAAGGAGATTTTAGTTGGGCTAAAGCACAACTAAAAGTGCTTAAAGGCGCTACAACACAACTTATTGCCAATGATGCAGTAGCTTTATTTTTAAAAATTACAGACAATGAACCTGTAGATAGTATTCCGTCTGGCTTAAAAAAGTTAGCAAATGCAGAACTATTGGCTTTTCAAAACAAAAACAAAGAAGCTTTAGATGAAATTGAAAAATTATTTAAACCCAATGATATCTTTAAAAATGGTTTAGATGCTAGCAAAGTAATTTACGATGATGTACTTTATTTTATGGCAAAAATTCTTTTAGAAGAAAAGAAATATGATTTGGCAATTAAAAACTTACAAGAAATTATAAATACTAATCCAGAGGGCTATTTAGCAGATGATTGTTATTTTATGATTGCAGAAATACATCACTATAATTTAAAAAATTTAGAAGAAGCAAAAAATAATTATCAGAAAATACTATTTGATTTTCCTGCTAGCATTTACTTAGTAGATGCCAGAAAGAAATACAGAAAATTAAGAGGAGACGCACTTTAA
- the serS gene encoding serine--tRNA ligase, whose translation MLQVQFIREHKEAVLEGLKKRNFQEAEVLVEKVLTTDENRRATQVFLDDILAESNKLSKEIGGLFKSGEVQKATLLKQKTTALKEQSKELSEKLSGFSDALQNLLYQIPNIPHSSVKEGNSDEDNEIVFSEGNIPNLAKDALPHWELAKKYDIIDFELGTKITGAGFPVYKGKGARLQRALINYFLDKNIAAGYKEYQVPHLVNAASATATGQLPDKEGQMYHAALDDLYLIPTAEVPITNMFRDNLLQESDFPITATGYTPCFRREAGSYGAHVRGLNRLHQFDKVEIVRIEHPKNSYNALNDMVEHIKGILRELKLPYRILRLCGGDTGFTSALTFDFELFSTAQNRWLEISSASNFETFQANRLKLRFKNSDGKSELAHTLNGSSLALPRVLAGILENYQTENGIKIPDVLVPYCGFEYIN comes from the coding sequence ATGTTACAAGTACAATTTATTAGAGAGCACAAAGAAGCCGTTTTAGAAGGCTTGAAAAAACGTAATTTTCAAGAAGCAGAAGTTTTGGTTGAAAAAGTGTTAACTACAGATGAAAATAGAAGAGCAACCCAAGTTTTTCTTGATGATATTTTAGCAGAATCTAACAAATTGTCTAAAGAAATTGGCGGGCTTTTTAAAAGTGGAGAAGTGCAAAAAGCAACTCTTTTGAAACAAAAAACAACCGCCCTAAAAGAACAATCTAAAGAGCTCTCTGAAAAGTTATCTGGTTTTTCAGACGCACTTCAAAACTTACTATATCAAATACCAAACATACCTCACAGTTCTGTAAAAGAGGGAAACTCTGATGAAGATAACGAAATTGTTTTCTCTGAAGGCAATATTCCTAACTTAGCAAAAGATGCTTTGCCACATTGGGAATTAGCAAAAAAATATGACATTATAGATTTTGAGCTAGGAACTAAAATTACAGGCGCTGGTTTTCCTGTTTATAAAGGAAAAGGTGCTCGATTACAACGCGCCTTAATCAACTATTTTTTAGACAAAAATATTGCTGCAGGCTACAAAGAATATCAAGTTCCACATCTTGTAAATGCAGCATCTGCAACAGCAACAGGACAACTACCAGATAAGGAAGGGCAAATGTACCACGCCGCCCTAGACGATTTATATTTAATACCTACAGCAGAGGTACCAATTACCAATATGTTTCGTGATAACTTATTACAAGAATCTGACTTTCCTATAACTGCTACCGGATACACACCTTGTTTTCGAAGAGAAGCTGGTAGTTACGGTGCGCATGTAAGAGGTTTAAATAGATTGCATCAGTTCGATAAAGTAGAAATAGTAAGAATTGAACATCCAAAAAATTCTTACAATGCACTAAATGATATGGTGGAACATATTAAAGGAATTTTACGTGAACTAAAATTACCTTACAGAATTTTACGCCTTTGCGGTGGAGATACTGGCTTTACATCTGCTTTAACTTTCGATTTTGAACTATTTTCTACAGCCCAAAACCGTTGGTTAGAAATTAGTTCTGCCTCTAATTTTGAAACATTTCAAGCAAACAGGCTAAAGTTACGTTTTAAAAATAGTGATGGTAAAAGTGAACTTGCTCACACTTTAAACGGTAGCTCTTTAGCGCTACCTAGAGTTTTGGCAGGAATTTTAGAAAACTACCAAACAGAAAACGGAATTAAAATACCCGATGTTTTAGTACCTTATTGTGGCTTTGAATACATCAACTAA
- a CDS encoding acyl carrier protein, producing the protein MTNKEITTKLTAIVTPYVQNEEALKNINENTDFINDLEINSANLVDIILDVEDAFNIQIDNDSMEKMLSVKETIAVIKQKLHE; encoded by the coding sequence ATGACAAATAAAGAAATTACCACAAAGCTAACGGCTATAGTAACACCATATGTTCAGAATGAAGAAGCTTTAAAAAACATAAACGAAAACACCGATTTTATAAATGATTTAGAAATAAATTCTGCCAATTTAGTTGATATTATTTTAGATGTAGAAGATGCTTTTAATATACAAATAGATAACGATTCTATGGAAAAAATGCTATCTGTAAAAGAAACAATAGCGGTAATTAAGCAAAAGTTACATGAGTAA
- a CDS encoding G-D-S-L family lipolytic protein produces the protein MKNYKYIGLFLLSIGVASCDVNNELDPILEETPPVVALNANGLDFSKYVAVGASFTAGFTDGALFIKAQENSFPNTLAKKFAMAGGGDFNQPLMNDNIGGLVLAGNVAQEPRLFFNGAGPARLNATPTTVIGQRAAGTSFNNFGVPGAKSFHLTFAGYGTLNPYFGRMASSASTSVIADAMTQQPTFFTLSEVGGNDVLGYATSGGVGVDQSPTAANPTGNLNPATYGPNDITNPLVFNQVFTGMVDAMTAGGAKGVIATVPDITLLPYFTTVPYNPVPLDAATAAAVNGAYAQYNGGIQQAFGALVQAGVFTKEQADAEVAKRTISFAAGQNAVVIVDEDLTNLGAINPAFAMLPQYRQATADDLLVLPSSSFIGTLANPNNPLSVNGVALPLEDKWVITATELASIQKATTAYNETIVSVAGANDNVALVDLNAILREATNGIKFDNYNMTTGLVTGGLVSLDGIHLTGRGYALMANKILEAIDIKFGSNFTTATNGLAKADDYPAIYSAALR, from the coding sequence ATGAAAAATTATAAATATATAGGATTATTTCTTTTATCAATTGGTGTTGCTTCTTGTGATGTAAACAATGAACTAGACCCAATTTTAGAAGAAACACCTCCGGTAGTAGCATTAAATGCAAACGGATTAGACTTTTCTAAATATGTGGCTGTAGGTGCTTCATTTACCGCAGGTTTTACAGATGGTGCACTTTTTATTAAAGCACAAGAAAACTCTTTTCCAAATACACTTGCTAAGAAGTTTGCAATGGCAGGTGGTGGCGATTTTAATCAACCTTTAATGAATGATAATATTGGTGGTTTAGTGTTAGCAGGAAACGTAGCACAAGAACCAAGATTGTTTTTTAATGGTGCAGGACCTGCAAGATTAAACGCAACACCAACAACTGTTATTGGTCAAAGAGCAGCAGGTACTTCTTTTAATAATTTTGGAGTTCCTGGAGCAAAAAGTTTTCACTTAACTTTTGCTGGTTATGGTACTTTAAATCCTTATTTCGGAAGAATGGCATCTAGCGCATCTACAAGTGTTATAGCAGACGCAATGACGCAACAACCAACATTTTTTACCCTTTCGGAAGTTGGTGGAAATGATGTTTTAGGTTATGCAACTTCAGGAGGAGTTGGTGTAGATCAATCTCCAACAGCAGCCAACCCTACAGGGAATTTAAATCCTGCAACTTACGGGCCAAACGATATTACAAATCCGTTAGTATTTAACCAAGTATTTACTGGCATGGTAGATGCCATGACTGCCGGAGGTGCAAAAGGAGTTATTGCCACAGTACCAGACATTACTTTATTGCCTTATTTTACCACAGTGCCATACAATCCTGTGCCTTTAGATGCAGCAACAGCTGCAGCTGTAAATGGAGCCTATGCACAGTATAATGGAGGAATTCAACAAGCATTCGGAGCATTGGTACAAGCAGGTGTTTTTACTAAAGAACAAGCAGATGCAGAGGTTGCAAAACGAACAATATCTTTCGCTGCAGGACAAAATGCGGTGGTTATTGTAGATGAAGATTTAACAAATTTAGGAGCTATTAATCCTGCTTTTGCAATGCTACCACAGTACAGACAAGCCACTGCAGATGATTTATTAGTGTTGCCAAGCTCTTCTTTTATAGGAACTTTAGCAAATCCTAACAATCCTTTGAGTGTTAATGGTGTTGCATTACCACTAGAAGACAAGTGGGTGATTACTGCTACAGAACTAGCAAGTATTCAAAAAGCAACTACTGCTTATAATGAAACAATAGTATCTGTTGCAGGCGCCAATGATAATGTTGCTTTGGTAGATTTAAATGCTATTTTAAGAGAAGCAACAAACGGAATTAAATTCGATAACTATAATATGACAACTGGTTTAGTAACCGGTGGTTTGGTTAGTTTAGACGGAATTCACTTAACAGGTAGAGGTTATGCTTTAATGGCTAACAAAATTTTAGAAGCGATAGATATTAAATTTGGTTCTAATTTTACCACAGCTACCAATGGTTTGGCAAAGGCAGATGATTATCCAGCAATATATTCTGCTGCCTTAAGATAA
- a CDS encoding beta-ketoacyl-[acyl-carrier-protein] synthase family protein, which translates to MKNRVVITGLGVVAPNGVGLKNFTDSLKKGVSGIAFHQHLKDKGFSCCIGGIPSVSETQKAAYLTPLQLRGFHSTSILYGCMAGIDAWKDAGFIVDEKSDLDYDTGLIFGTGTSGIEKFREAIYKIDDLNVRRLGSTSVVQTMASGVSAYLGGILGLGNIVTTNSSACTTGTEALLLGFERIQAGKAKRMLVGSSSDSSLYTWGGFDAMRVMSYKYNENPEKGSRPMSKTAAGFVPGSGAGALVLESLESALERNAPIYAEVLGGNINSGGQRNGGTLTAPNALAVQKCITNAIADAKIAANDIDLINGHLTATTKDALEIENWTKALQRNEDNFPLINSLKSMIGHCLAASGAIESVASVLQIKEQFVFPNINCDDIHPEITKLISPSKIPTAMLKKELQIVAKASFGFGDVNACVIFKKYS; encoded by the coding sequence ATGAAAAATAGAGTAGTAATTACTGGGTTAGGTGTGGTGGCACCGAACGGAGTGGGTTTAAAAAACTTTACAGATTCTTTAAAAAAAGGTGTTTCGGGCATTGCATTTCATCAGCATTTAAAAGACAAAGGTTTTTCTTGTTGTATTGGTGGAATTCCGAGTGTTTCCGAAACCCAAAAAGCAGCATATTTAACTCCTTTACAATTACGAGGTTTTCATAGCACCTCTATTTTGTATGGGTGTATGGCAGGTATAGATGCATGGAAAGATGCCGGTTTTATAGTTGATGAAAAATCAGATTTAGATTATGATACGGGCCTAATCTTTGGAACAGGAACCTCTGGGATAGAAAAGTTTAGAGAGGCTATTTACAAGATTGACGACCTAAATGTAAGACGTTTAGGTAGCACGTCTGTCGTACAAACAATGGCAAGCGGAGTATCTGCTTATTTAGGTGGAATTCTAGGTCTTGGAAACATTGTAACCACCAACTCGTCGGCATGTACTACTGGTACAGAAGCACTACTATTAGGTTTTGAAAGAATACAAGCAGGCAAAGCAAAAAGAATGTTAGTGGGTAGTTCTAGTGATAGTAGTTTGTACACTTGGGGAGGTTTCGATGCTATGAGAGTAATGAGTTATAAATATAACGAAAATCCAGAAAAAGGTTCAAGACCAATGAGTAAAACAGCGGCTGGCTTTGTACCAGGAAGCGGTGCCGGTGCGCTAGTTTTAGAGTCTTTAGAGAGTGCTTTAGAGAGAAACGCACCTATTTATGCAGAGGTTTTAGGTGGAAATATAAATTCTGGTGGGCAAAGAAATGGAGGTACATTAACGGCACCAAATGCTTTAGCGGTTCAAAAATGTATTACAAATGCAATTGCAGATGCTAAAATAGCTGCCAATGATATAGATCTTATAAATGGGCATTTAACTGCTACAACTAAAGATGCTTTGGAAATAGAAAATTGGACAAAAGCTTTGCAAAGAAATGAAGATAATTTTCCGTTAATTAACTCATTAAAATCAATGATTGGTCATTGTTTAGCGGCCTCTGGCGCTATAGAGTCTGTGGCTTCAGTTTTGCAAATTAAAGAACAATTTGTGTTTCCTAATATAAATTGCGACGACATTCATCCTGAAATCACCAAGCTTATTTCTCCTAGCAAAATACCGACAGCGATGTTAAAAAAAGAGTTACAGATTGTTGCAAAAGCAAGCTTTGGTTTTGGAGATGTAAATGCCTGTGTTATTTTTAAAAAGTATTCATAG
- a CDS encoding 4'-phosphopantetheinyl transferase family protein: MSNVGNDIVDIKLAKSQTNWMRKGFLEKQFTPKEIHSILMHERPFLQVLLYWSMKEAAYKCYTQKVEKRFFAPKKFVSKMLTKRTGVVSIDTYTYFTSSKITSAYIHTIASNNILDNVKFAICSLEKGTNSSEFLNAKISANFSNKSFIKKSTLGVPKLYLASTENTISISKSHHGNFAAYAILKGNYAS; encoded by the coding sequence ATGAGTAATGTAGGCAATGATATTGTTGATATAAAGTTAGCAAAGTCGCAAACAAACTGGATGCGAAAAGGCTTTTTAGAAAAACAATTTACACCCAAAGAAATTCATAGTATTTTGATGCATGAAAGACCTTTTTTACAAGTATTATTGTATTGGAGCATGAAAGAAGCAGCCTATAAATGCTATACTCAAAAAGTGGAAAAAAGGTTTTTTGCTCCTAAAAAATTTGTTAGCAAAATGCTAACCAAAAGAACAGGGGTGGTTTCTATAGACACTTACACTTATTTTACCTCTTCGAAAATAACATCAGCATATATTCATACAATAGCATCAAATAATATTCTAGACAATGTAAAATTTGCCATTTGTAGCTTGGAAAAAGGCACAAACTCTTCTGAGTTTTTAAATGCTAAAATTTCAGCCAACTTTTCTAACAAATCATTTATTAAAAAATCTACATTAGGGGTACCAAAACTTTATCTAGCTTCAACAGAAAACACAATTTCTATTTCTAAATCACACCACGGTAATTTTGCTGCTTATGCTATTTTAAAAGGAAATTATGCAAGTTAA
- a CDS encoding TonB-dependent receptor translates to MIKKILLLAFIAFSSFTMVAQTTVTGTVKDAKTGETLPGANIKIENKAVGTTTDFDGNFVLKVSDTPPFNIEISVLGYKMEKVAITKNNQKLVVSLTENETSLDEIVVSASRTPERIMESPVTIERMDSRAIKNTSAPSFYDGLENLKGVDVNTNSLTFKSVNTRGFATFSNTRFMQLVDGMDNSSPALNFALGNLLGMSELDVNTVELLPGASSALYGANAFNGIMFMTSKNPFNDQGISVSLKGGITSQEAGGNNEFTDFNIRMAYAFSDKFAAKATLSVLEGTDWFATDYRNTNGDEYIAGTRETDNDYNGVNVYGDVAATDLGGTIGRISRTGYNERDLMDYGVSSVKFGGSLNYRPFGDDRLEVIWNSKIGTGDTQYLGGQKYSIQNFLMQQHKLEVKGKNFFVRGYTTSENAGDSYNTLFAALNINRAWSSDQNWFTEYAGAYLSSGSHTAARAFADRNRLIPGTAAFEQAFNKITSDPDLITGAKFRDETKLYHADANYNFQDQIEFAEIQVGGSYRRYSLNSFGNIFTDADGPINYDEYGIYTQAQKNFLEEDRLKVTASIRYDKAQNFKGNFSPRISFAYAGGENKNQNFRASFQTGFRNPTTQDQYIGLDVGNAILLGGVEDNLDRYSTTFTDNTDGQTYTITGRDAYNNAFTVASGGTQKANVDFVKPEKVTAFEVGYRGLVNTVNTKRLVIDLSVYYNQYEDFIANTNVIVPYNTTGGAKIFQLYTNSTADISSYGATIGLNTKIFNGFDVGLNYTYAKFDFDQAANPDFEAGFNTPEHKLKFQFGKTNLFKNFGFNFNARWQDEYRWESTFIDGTIEERIVLDAQINYAVPSMKSVFKLGGSNLTGQEYLSAPGVGAIGSQYYLSWTINN, encoded by the coding sequence ATGATAAAAAAGATTTTATTACTTGCATTTATTGCGTTCAGTAGTTTTACAATGGTTGCGCAAACCACTGTTACTGGTACAGTTAAAGATGCAAAAACAGGCGAAACGCTTCCGGGAGCCAACATTAAAATTGAAAACAAAGCAGTAGGAACAACAACAGATTTTGATGGAAATTTTGTTCTGAAAGTTTCAGATACCCCACCTTTTAACATAGAAATATCTGTTTTAGGATATAAAATGGAAAAAGTAGCGATTACAAAAAACAACCAAAAGTTAGTAGTTTCATTAACAGAAAACGAAACTTCTTTAGATGAAATTGTAGTTTCTGCTTCTAGAACTCCAGAACGAATTATGGAGTCTCCAGTTACCATAGAAAGAATGGATTCTAGAGCAATTAAAAACACCTCTGCTCCGTCTTTTTATGATGGCTTAGAAAATTTAAAAGGAGTTGATGTAAACACAAACAGTTTAACATTTAAGTCTGTAAACACTAGAGGTTTTGCCACCTTTTCTAACACGCGTTTTATGCAGTTAGTAGATGGTATGGACAACTCTTCTCCAGCATTAAACTTTGCTTTAGGAAACTTATTAGGAATGTCTGAATTAGATGTAAATACAGTAGAATTATTACCAGGTGCTTCTTCGGCATTATATGGTGCAAACGCATTTAATGGTATTATGTTTATGACGAGTAAAAATCCTTTTAACGATCAAGGAATAAGTGTTTCTTTAAAAGGAGGAATTACAAGTCAGGAAGCTGGTGGAAACAACGAGTTTACCGATTTTAATATTAGAATGGCATATGCTTTTTCAGACAAATTTGCAGCAAAAGCAACTTTATCTGTCTTAGAAGGTACGGATTGGTTTGCAACAGATTACAGAAATACCAACGGAGATGAATACATAGCAGGAACCAGAGAAACAGATAATGATTACAATGGTGTGAATGTTTATGGTGATGTTGCCGCAACAGACTTAGGAGGTACAATTGGTAGAATAAGTAGAACCGGTTACAACGAAAGAGATTTAATGGATTATGGCGTAAGCAGTGTTAAATTTGGTGGTTCTCTTAACTATCGTCCTTTCGGAGACGATCGTTTAGAAGTTATCTGGAACTCTAAAATTGGTACTGGAGATACACAGTATTTAGGAGGACAAAAGTATAGCATTCAAAACTTTTTAATGCAACAACACAAATTAGAAGTAAAAGGTAAAAACTTCTTTGTAAGAGGATATACAACTAGCGAAAATGCTGGTGACTCTTACAACACTTTGTTTGCTGCATTAAACATTAACAGAGCATGGAGCTCAGACCAAAACTGGTTTACCGAATATGCAGGTGCATATTTATCTTCTGGTTCTCATACAGCAGCAAGAGCTTTTGCAGACAGAAACCGATTAATACCTGGTACAGCAGCTTTTGAACAAGCATTTAACAAAATAACTTCAGACCCAGACTTAATTACTGGGGCAAAGTTTAGAGATGAAACTAAATTGTACCATGCAGATGCAAACTACAATTTTCAGGACCAAATAGAATTTGCAGAAATTCAGGTTGGTGGTTCTTACAGACGTTATTCGCTAAACTCTTTCGGTAACATTTTTACTGATGCAGACGGGCCAATTAACTACGATGAATATGGAATTTATACGCAAGCACAAAAGAATTTCTTAGAAGAAGATCGTTTAAAAGTTACTGCTTCTATTCGTTATGACAAAGCACAAAACTTTAAAGGAAACTTTTCGCCAAGAATCTCTTTTGCTTATGCAGGTGGAGAAAATAAGAATCAGAACTTTAGAGCTTCTTTTCAAACAGGTTTTAGAAACCCAACAACACAAGATCAATATATTGGATTAGATGTAGGAAACGCTATTTTATTAGGTGGTGTAGAAGACAATTTAGATAGATATAGTACAACATTTACAGATAATACAGACGGTCAAACATACACAATTACTGGTAGAGATGCATACAACAATGCATTTACGGTTGCTAGTGGAGGTACTCAAAAAGCAAATGTAGATTTTGTAAAACCAGAAAAAGTAACCGCTTTCGAAGTTGGGTATAGAGGTTTGGTAAACACAGTAAACACCAAAAGATTGGTTATAGATTTAAGTGTTTACTATAATCAATACGAAGATTTTATTGCCAATACCAACGTAATTGTGCCTTACAATACTACTGGTGGAGCAAAAATATTTCAATTATATACAAACTCAACTGCAGATATAAGTTCTTATGGTGCAACAATTGGTTTAAATACAAAAATATTTAATGGTTTTGATGTTGGATTAAATTATACCTACGCAAAATTTGATTTCGACCAAGCTGCAAACCCAGATTTTGAGGCAGGTTTTAACACACCAGAACATAAACTAAAGTTTCAGTTTGGTAAAACTAATTTATTTAAAAACTTCGGCTTTAACTTTAATGCAAGATGGCAAGATGAGTACCGATGGGAATCTACTTTTATAGATGGTACTATAGAAGAAAGAATTGTGTTAGATGCACAAATAAATTACGCAGTTCCTTCTATGAAATCGGTATTTAAGTTAGGAGGTTCTAACTTAACAGGACAAGAGTATTTAAGTGCTCCTGGTGTTGGTGCAATAGGTTCTCAATATTACCTTTCTTGGACAATTAATAACTAA